In a single window of the Luteolibacter yonseiensis genome:
- a CDS encoding secretin N-terminal domain-containing protein, which translates to MSFQRSLAFLLLGLTAATGQETPTPPGVPVPGVVPPPAAGLPAANPAANLPPAQAGVPLANQKINESINEPKLSGNALAGFYRKFTGRRVIVSAAASTAEFAFVQEATPQDPLTYAQAAELLKMAATIENFIFVPHPNNPDVDILTLATGGTRPPQIGLAVYNENDTLPEGDEVISYVMTLSNIKPGEAVNTFTQIIGQFGAYGSIAAVPNASAIVITENTSLIRKLIDLKKEIDKPSSQVASRFIKVQYADVTEIATTLTELLTAQQSTQTTAGIQRVNNAAPAAPGGAPAPAGGGGGADGGGSSESTPVQIIPDPRTNRIFAMGRPVDLVFVEGLVREFDIETSEKNFLRRKLRFLTVSEFLPIAGDALTRAFSGTGESGGGAAQGGGGGQQGGNRSNTQASSRQSGGSQGSGRSSGSTGANFGGGGGGGFGGGGGGSSSSGGGSSLSDPNVSSAPESVLVGRTLLVADNITNSIVVQGPPSGLEIIERLLDQIDVKPDQVMISTVIGQLTLNDNFTFGLDYLRLGNGDFAGRGGGGGGPVLPILNQIIKGSPAVGTPNTPGYIPAVPDQNPFNPGSLGNSSGLQVYGKIGNNLSVYLNALQQKTDFTVLSRPSIFTSNNQKGTISSGERIAIPTSSNSYGSSGNSSTNIEYQDVVLKLEVIPQVNVDNEITMQIALLSDEQNGTQTIAGGGGDGGDLTVPRISTREILTKVTVPNAETIVLGGLIIARDTKDKSGIPILSTIPYIGPLFGSTTKNKDRTELMVFMQPSVVNNERSLSNVQTEMDERYKVSQRTREFADGPGVLPPPDAITPVNDKVGTTRPTPPVTEEPAVTIRKKTPPRPAHRR; encoded by the coding sequence ATGTCCTTCCAACGCTCTCTCGCATTCCTCCTTCTCGGTCTCACCGCCGCCACAGGCCAAGAAACCCCTACCCCACCCGGCGTTCCCGTTCCCGGAGTCGTGCCTCCACCCGCCGCAGGACTTCCCGCGGCGAATCCCGCCGCAAACCTTCCACCGGCCCAGGCAGGGGTTCCTCTCGCCAACCAAAAAATCAACGAGAGCATCAACGAGCCGAAACTCAGCGGTAACGCGCTCGCCGGATTCTATCGGAAATTCACCGGCCGCCGGGTCATTGTTTCCGCCGCGGCATCCACCGCCGAGTTCGCCTTTGTTCAGGAAGCCACGCCCCAGGACCCCCTGACATACGCGCAGGCCGCGGAATTGCTGAAAATGGCCGCCACCATTGAGAACTTCATCTTTGTCCCCCATCCGAACAATCCGGATGTGGACATCCTCACCCTCGCCACCGGCGGCACCCGGCCTCCCCAGATCGGTCTGGCGGTTTATAATGAGAATGACACGCTGCCTGAGGGCGATGAGGTCATTTCCTATGTCATGACCCTCTCGAACATCAAGCCGGGCGAAGCGGTCAACACCTTCACCCAGATCATCGGACAGTTCGGTGCCTACGGCTCCATCGCCGCCGTCCCGAATGCATCGGCGATTGTCATCACGGAAAACACCTCGCTGATCCGCAAGCTCATCGACCTCAAAAAGGAGATCGACAAACCCTCGTCACAAGTCGCCAGCCGTTTCATCAAGGTCCAGTATGCGGACGTCACCGAAATCGCGACCACGCTCACCGAGCTTCTCACGGCACAACAATCCACGCAGACCACCGCCGGCATCCAACGCGTGAACAACGCTGCACCCGCCGCGCCCGGCGGAGCACCCGCTCCTGCCGGTGGAGGTGGTGGGGCAGATGGCGGCGGCAGCTCCGAGTCCACTCCCGTCCAGATCATCCCGGATCCTCGCACGAACCGTATCTTCGCCATGGGGCGTCCGGTGGACCTGGTCTTCGTGGAAGGACTTGTCCGGGAGTTCGACATCGAAACCAGCGAGAAGAACTTCCTCCGTCGGAAGCTCCGCTTCCTCACGGTATCCGAGTTTCTCCCCATCGCCGGCGACGCGCTCACCCGTGCGTTCAGCGGCACGGGTGAAAGTGGTGGCGGCGCGGCCCAAGGCGGCGGCGGAGGCCAGCAAGGCGGAAACCGCAGCAACACCCAGGCCAGCAGCCGCCAATCCGGCGGTTCGCAAGGCAGTGGCCGTAGTTCCGGCAGCACGGGTGCCAACTTCGGTGGCGGCGGCGGAGGTGGCTTCGGTGGTGGAGGCGGCGGAAGCAGCAGCAGCGGTGGCGGAAGCTCGCTCAGCGATCCGAACGTCAGCTCGGCTCCGGAGTCCGTCCTTGTCGGGCGCACCCTGCTCGTCGCCGACAACATCACCAACTCCATCGTCGTCCAAGGCCCTCCATCCGGCTTGGAAATCATCGAACGCCTGCTCGACCAGATCGACGTGAAACCGGATCAGGTCATGATCTCCACCGTCATCGGCCAGCTCACGCTCAACGATAATTTCACCTTCGGCCTGGACTACCTCAGACTTGGAAACGGAGACTTCGCCGGCCGTGGCGGTGGCGGTGGCGGTCCGGTCCTGCCGATTCTCAACCAGATCATCAAGGGCAGCCCCGCCGTGGGCACTCCCAACACGCCAGGATACATCCCCGCCGTGCCGGACCAGAACCCGTTCAATCCCGGCAGCCTGGGTAATTCGTCCGGTCTGCAGGTTTACGGAAAAATCGGCAACAACCTGAGTGTCTACTTGAACGCCCTGCAGCAGAAGACGGATTTCACCGTGCTGTCCCGCCCGAGCATCTTCACTTCCAACAACCAGAAAGGCACCATCTCCAGTGGTGAGCGCATCGCCATTCCCACGAGCAGCAACAGCTACGGATCCAGCGGCAACTCGTCCACCAACATCGAATATCAGGACGTGGTCCTGAAACTGGAGGTCATCCCGCAAGTGAACGTGGACAACGAGATCACCATGCAGATCGCTCTGCTCAGCGACGAACAAAACGGCACCCAGACCATCGCCGGTGGTGGTGGTGACGGCGGAGACCTCACCGTTCCCCGGATTTCCACCCGGGAGATCCTCACCAAGGTCACCGTGCCCAATGCGGAAACCATCGTTCTCGGCGGCCTGATCATCGCCCGGGACACCAAGGACAAGAGCGGCATCCCTATCCTGTCCACCATCCCCTACATCGGCCCCTTGTTCGGCAGCACCACCAAGAACAAGGACCGCACCGAGCTGATGGTCTTCATGCAACCGTCCGTGGTGAACAACGAGCGCTCGCTCAGCAACGTGCAGACCGAAATGGACGAACGCTACAAGGTCTCCCAACGCACCCGCGAATTCGCCGACGGGCCCGGCGTCCTGCCACCGCCGGATGCCATCACCCCCGTGAATGACAAGGTCGGCACCACCCGTCCCACCCCGCCGGTAACGGAGGAACCCGCGGTCACCATCAGGAAAAAGACTCCGCCCCGCCCCGCGCACCGCCGCTGA
- a CDS encoding general secretion pathway protein GspK, producing the protein MAVIWLIAILSMACMATLRVISFDMDVSSAKIHGSRARQVAEMGIAIGSHNLVKRSDPLLHRMDESTGEGFDVTITSEAGRFNINWILASDDKDLLRDIFIKWGLELDTAQEIADAFKDWYDPDDNEELKGAEKDYYEKQGRINQPFNRAFYDVNEMALVRGMELVEAVRPDWREWFTVLSGGGLSVNEASAELLAAAADISVEQADAVPEKVRGPDGIRDTTDDVMLELSDALGLLGVNSDDPVISRRFSADDQTQRIESIGMAEGTKRKITVVVTGRTGRPILLERKEEIIP; encoded by the coding sequence ATGGCAGTGATCTGGCTTATCGCGATCCTGTCCATGGCATGCATGGCCACGCTGCGTGTCATCTCGTTCGACATGGATGTATCCTCGGCGAAAATCCATGGTTCCCGGGCGCGCCAGGTCGCGGAAATGGGCATTGCCATCGGCTCGCACAATCTCGTCAAACGCTCCGACCCCCTTCTCCATCGCATGGATGAGTCGACAGGCGAAGGCTTCGACGTGACCATCACTTCCGAAGCCGGCCGCTTCAACATCAACTGGATCCTCGCCAGTGATGACAAAGACCTGCTTCGAGACATTTTCATCAAATGGGGCCTCGAGCTAGATACCGCACAGGAGATCGCCGATGCCTTCAAGGACTGGTACGATCCCGACGACAACGAGGAACTCAAGGGTGCCGAGAAAGACTACTATGAGAAACAGGGCCGCATCAACCAGCCCTTCAACCGCGCGTTCTACGACGTCAACGAGATGGCCTTGGTCCGTGGCATGGAGCTGGTGGAGGCCGTGAGGCCGGACTGGCGCGAATGGTTCACCGTATTGAGCGGTGGCGGTCTGAGTGTGAATGAAGCGTCCGCCGAACTGCTCGCCGCGGCGGCGGATATCTCCGTCGAACAAGCGGACGCGGTGCCTGAGAAAGTCCGTGGTCCGGATGGAATCCGCGACACCACGGATGATGTCATGCTTGAGTTGTCGGACGCCCTCGGACTTCTTGGCGTGAACTCGGACGACCCCGTCATTTCCCGGCGCTTTTCCGCCGACGATCAAACCCAACGCATCGAAAGCATCGGCATGGCGGAGGGGACCAAGCGAAAAATCACCGTCGTCGTTACCGGCCGCACCGGCCGGCCCATCCTCCTTGAACGCAAAGAAGAAATCATCCCGTGA
- a CDS encoding type II secretion system protein GspJ, protein MKLPPVRSRKNGFTLLELVLAMGLMVILVGMVFGTARTSLALGNTIVETQNEEMLHQAFFELLSQRFSSLPGNTRFNLEVSDSGSHYLSDLTFQNVPLSFTWGGQARIAKAVQLSTVKRRNGYIDIVLRYYENEILEGAESSFGSTAKSKEPFAELVLLTDVRYFEWRVLDGRSMEWQYDWDQQGRLPLQAELTMAIGAKGEEIRQIFWIPPKANLEPRLRSLGGGGNAPPPAR, encoded by the coding sequence ATGAAGCTTCCACCCGTCAGATCCCGGAAAAACGGCTTCACCCTGCTTGAGCTGGTGCTCGCAATGGGGCTCATGGTCATCCTCGTCGGCATGGTGTTCGGCACCGCCCGGACCTCGCTTGCCTTGGGAAACACCATCGTCGAGACGCAGAATGAGGAAATGCTTCATCAGGCGTTTTTCGAACTCCTCAGCCAGCGCTTCTCCTCCCTGCCGGGGAACACCCGCTTCAACCTGGAGGTTTCGGATTCCGGCTCCCATTACCTTTCCGATCTCACCTTCCAGAACGTGCCGCTGAGTTTCACCTGGGGCGGACAGGCCCGGATCGCCAAAGCGGTCCAGCTCAGCACCGTGAAGCGGCGGAACGGCTACATCGACATCGTTCTGAGGTATTACGAAAACGAAATCCTCGAAGGTGCCGAGTCATCCTTCGGCAGCACGGCGAAAAGCAAGGAGCCCTTCGCGGAACTCGTCCTGCTCACCGACGTCCGTTACTTCGAGTGGCGCGTGCTCGACGGCCGCTCGATGGAGTGGCAGTACGATTGGGACCAGCAAGGACGCCTCCCCCTCCAGGCGGAGCTCACCATGGCCATCGGGGCCAAGGGCGAGGAAATCCGCCAGATCTTCTGGATTCCACCCAAGGCCAACCTGGAACCCCGCCTGCGCTCCCTGGGCGGTGGCGGAAACGCCCCCCCTCCCGCACGATGA
- a CDS encoding type II secretion system protein produces the protein MTNVLQPARRGFLLLEMVLALAVFGIAATGFAVALRQMAAAASLAQSELRITRILDSALDETLSLPTLEEGVTNSTVGETGIELDTTIKLLEDLMNEEGQPLNEIFVITIQARWYDNGEWHDRTVETWRNGRMYQSP, from the coding sequence ATGACGAATGTCCTCCAGCCAGCCAGACGCGGGTTCCTTCTCCTTGAGATGGTTCTCGCGCTGGCGGTATTCGGCATCGCCGCCACGGGATTCGCCGTCGCTCTCCGTCAAATGGCGGCTGCCGCCAGCCTCGCCCAGAGCGAACTCCGCATCACCCGTATTCTGGACAGCGCGCTGGACGAAACCCTCTCGCTTCCCACCCTCGAAGAAGGGGTGACGAACTCCACCGTCGGCGAGACCGGCATCGAGTTGGACACCACCATCAAGCTGCTTGAAGACCTCATGAACGAGGAGGGCCAGCCATTGAACGAGATCTTCGTCATCACCATCCAGGCCCGTTGGTACGACAACGGCGAGTGGCACGACCGCACCGTCGAGACCTGGCGGAACGGGCGCATGTATCAATCCCCATGA
- a CDS encoding prepilin-type N-terminal cleavage/methylation domain-containing protein: MISAARTTDRSSGFTLIELVLVLSIAAVMLAGAVGLMLYSSDERTLRKTSGEIEMMAKQARTMAILHQTPYALEFREGIVRLMPFAQAGLDETKISRNRLAEVNPESAGTTENREFPLEEGMAVLVRRWNSEDWHTTLKNTFHVWRFDPDGLCEPISVRLNYGKSWQEITFHPLTGAINDTQLEAR, encoded by the coding sequence ATGATCTCAGCAGCCAGGACGACTGACCGGAGTTCCGGCTTCACGCTCATCGAGCTGGTATTGGTGTTGTCGATCGCAGCCGTCATGCTGGCGGGCGCTGTCGGCCTCATGCTCTACTCGTCCGATGAGCGCACGTTGCGGAAGACTTCCGGCGAAATCGAAATGATGGCCAAGCAAGCCCGCACCATGGCCATCCTCCACCAGACGCCCTACGCCCTTGAATTCCGTGAAGGCATCGTCCGGCTCATGCCATTCGCCCAAGCGGGGCTCGATGAGACGAAAATTTCAAGAAACCGCCTGGCCGAGGTGAATCCGGAATCCGCAGGCACCACTGAAAACCGTGAATTCCCCTTGGAAGAGGGCATGGCCGTGCTCGTCCGCCGCTGGAATTCCGAAGATTGGCACACCACCCTCAAAAACACCTTCCATGTCTGGCGGTTCGATCCGGACGGACTCTGCGAACCCATTTCCGTCCGATTGAACTACGGCAAGAGCTGGCAGGAAATCACCTTCCACCCGCTCACCGGCGCCATCAACGACACCCAGCTCGAAGCACGATGA
- the gspG gene encoding type II secretion system major pseudopilin GspG, giving the protein MKTNHPSYRPRRNSGFTLLEMVIVLGIIAMILGGAIFSMNKIGDAAKLKQVDSDFKSFESALAMYKLNAGSYPTTQQGLKALVEKPSSTPVPRRWSQVMTKLNPDPWGQEYGYRFPGKKRANDFEMFSKGEDGQEGTADDLSSQDD; this is encoded by the coding sequence ATGAAAACCAACCACCCATCTTACCGCCCGCGCCGCAATTCCGGCTTCACCCTCTTGGAAATGGTCATCGTGCTCGGCATCATCGCCATGATTCTCGGCGGCGCGATTTTCTCGATGAACAAGATCGGCGATGCCGCGAAACTCAAGCAGGTGGACTCGGACTTCAAGAGCTTCGAGAGCGCTCTGGCGATGTACAAGCTCAACGCCGGCTCCTACCCCACCACCCAGCAGGGTCTCAAGGCCTTGGTGGAAAAGCCATCCTCCACTCCCGTCCCCCGCCGCTGGTCGCAGGTCATGACCAAGCTCAACCCGGACCCATGGGGCCAGGAATACGGTTACCGCTTCCCGGGCAAGAAGCGCGCGAACGACTTTGAAATGTTCAGCAAAGGCGAAGACGGCCAGGAAGGTACCGCAGATGATCTCAGCAGCCAGGACGACTGA
- a CDS encoding saccharopine dehydrogenase family protein has product MNKVLIIGAGGVGSVVAHKCAMVPEVFGEITLASRTLSKCDAIAAEVLARTGRTIATAKVDADNAEETAALIRQTGAKLLINVALPYQDLNLMDACLLAGCDYMDTANYEPLDVAKFEYSWQWAYQEKFKNAGLTALLGSGFDPGVTNVYTAWALKHHFDEIHTLDIIDVNGGNHGKAFATNFNPEINIREVTAECRHWENGEFVETAPMSRHQEFVCPDGVGTYEIYRMYHEELESLVKHIPTIKRAQFWMSFSPNYLKHLEVLQNVGMTRIDPVVYNGVEIVPLQFLKAVLPNPGDLGQTTKGKTCIGNIITGVKDGKAKAIYIYNICDHEECFAEVGSQAISYTTGVPAMIGAKQILEQLWKTPGVWNIEQLDPDLFMADLNVHGLPWQVVELTAEQAAVLKVI; this is encoded by the coding sequence ATGAACAAAGTTTTAATCATCGGAGCCGGCGGGGTCGGCAGTGTCGTCGCCCACAAATGTGCCATGGTTCCCGAGGTTTTCGGGGAAATCACCCTCGCCTCGCGCACTCTTTCAAAGTGTGACGCGATCGCCGCTGAGGTGCTCGCCCGGACGGGCCGCACCATCGCAACGGCCAAGGTGGACGCGGACAACGCGGAGGAAACGGCGGCCCTCATCCGCCAGACCGGTGCGAAACTGCTCATCAACGTCGCTCTTCCTTATCAGGATCTCAATCTGATGGACGCCTGCCTTCTGGCAGGTTGTGACTACATGGATACGGCGAACTACGAGCCTCTGGATGTGGCGAAGTTCGAATATTCGTGGCAGTGGGCTTATCAGGAAAAATTCAAAAATGCCGGTCTCACCGCGTTGCTGGGCTCGGGATTCGATCCCGGGGTCACCAACGTCTACACCGCCTGGGCGCTGAAGCATCATTTTGACGAGATCCACACGCTCGACATCATCGATGTGAACGGTGGCAACCACGGCAAGGCGTTTGCGACGAACTTCAATCCGGAGATCAACATCCGCGAGGTCACGGCCGAGTGCCGTCATTGGGAAAACGGGGAATTTGTCGAAACCGCCCCCATGTCCCGCCATCAGGAATTCGTCTGCCCCGATGGTGTCGGCACCTACGAAATCTACCGGATGTATCACGAGGAACTCGAATCCCTGGTGAAGCACATTCCCACGATCAAACGCGCCCAGTTCTGGATGTCATTCTCGCCTAATTACTTGAAACATCTTGAGGTGCTCCAGAACGTCGGCATGACCCGGATCGATCCCGTGGTCTACAACGGCGTTGAAATCGTGCCGCTCCAGTTCCTGAAGGCGGTCCTGCCGAACCCGGGCGATCTTGGTCAGACGACCAAGGGCAAAACCTGCATCGGCAACATCATCACCGGAGTGAAGGATGGAAAGGCCAAGGCCATTTACATTTACAATATTTGCGACCACGAGGAATGTTTCGCGGAAGTCGGGTCGCAAGCCATCTCATACACCACCGGTGTTCCCGCCATGATCGGTGCGAAGCAAATTCTGGAGCAACTTTGGAAAACTCCCGGGGTTTGGAATATCGAGCAGCTCGATCCCGATCTGTTCATGGCTGATTTGAACGTCCACGGCCTGCCGTGGCAGGTGGTTGAACTCACCGCAGAGCAAGCCGCCGTGTTAAAAGTGATTTAA
- a CDS encoding ribonuclease D, with translation MIDSADRLASHLAASRNGATHPVCAIDTEADSLHRYRESLCLIQFADRDHCVLIDPLAIDDLSSLGTYLSDAIVWMHGADYDMTMFKRQFGALPAVVYDTQIGARLLGVRRFGLGDLVNHYFGVELSKSSQKADWGKRPLSPKMIEYALNDVHYLLEMGDIIVAGLKEKGRYEWFEESCLAARQRVLDRDDSKEENWRVQGSGKLEPYGLACLRALWHWRDGEAKAWDRPSFMVAPNRVLLEWSIEMDAKRKISLPSHFRPDRVKRFHSAISAVQALPESEWPERPSTKRRKRDRDFERKVDSFIQAREQTAAKLDIEGSLIAPRAILEAIAAGEVDPADVLLKWQRACLNLEG, from the coding sequence ATGATCGATAGCGCGGACAGGCTCGCCAGTCATCTGGCTGCGAGCCGGAACGGTGCGACGCACCCTGTTTGCGCTATCGATACGGAGGCGGACAGCCTTCATCGTTATCGTGAATCGCTGTGTCTGATCCAGTTTGCGGACCGCGATCACTGTGTATTGATCGATCCTCTGGCGATCGATGATCTTTCATCGCTGGGCACCTACCTTTCGGACGCCATCGTCTGGATGCATGGTGCCGATTACGACATGACCATGTTCAAGCGGCAGTTCGGCGCTTTGCCGGCTGTCGTATATGACACCCAGATCGGAGCACGCTTGCTGGGAGTGCGGCGGTTTGGTCTGGGGGATCTGGTAAACCATTATTTCGGCGTCGAGCTTTCCAAATCCTCGCAGAAGGCGGACTGGGGAAAACGTCCCTTGTCGCCCAAGATGATCGAGTATGCGCTCAATGATGTGCATTATCTGCTCGAGATGGGTGACATCATCGTTGCCGGGTTGAAAGAGAAGGGGCGTTACGAATGGTTTGAAGAAAGTTGCCTCGCCGCCCGTCAGCGCGTTCTGGATCGGGATGATTCAAAAGAAGAAAATTGGCGTGTCCAAGGCTCTGGCAAACTGGAGCCTTACGGGCTGGCTTGTCTCAGGGCGCTCTGGCACTGGCGGGATGGTGAGGCGAAGGCATGGGACAGGCCGTCGTTCATGGTGGCTCCGAACCGGGTGTTGCTGGAATGGAGCATCGAAATGGATGCCAAACGTAAAATTTCCCTGCCGTCCCACTTCCGTCCTGATCGCGTCAAGCGCTTCCACTCGGCGATTTCCGCGGTGCAGGCATTGCCGGAATCGGAATGGCCGGAACGTCCTTCAACCAAGCGCCGCAAACGGGATCGTGACTTCGAGCGCAAGGTGGATTCTTTCATCCAGGCCCGTGAGCAGACGGCGGCCAAGCTTGATATTGAAGGATCTCTAATCGCGCCGCGTGCCATCTTGGAAGCCATCGCTGCGGGTGAGGTTGATCCGGCCGACGTGCTTCTCAAGTGGCAGCGGGCATGTCTGAACCTGGAAGGGTGA
- the gyrB gene encoding DNA topoisomerase (ATP-hydrolyzing) subunit B, with translation MSESENESRKAETQVGAQQEYNAGQIDKLEGLEAVRKRPGMYIGDPDERGLHHCVFEVLDNSIDEHLAGYCDRIKIAIHVDGSVSIADNGRGIPVDMHPKFGIPAVELVLTNLHAGGKFGQGAYKYSGGLHGVGAKCVNALSDWFKAEIMRNGKVHMIGFERGKTTQPLSVIGEVDPSRTGTMISFFPDATIFVDTIEFKFDRLATRLRELAFLNPGLTIDLEDERPESAKKTSFFYAKGIEEFVVQLGENKTVIHEEPVILHGRRAIELDYDGKKTTDDVFADVVFQYNDSYNDQILCFANSIPNGDGGTHLTGFRTALTRGINQYAKANKILKDKDPALSGDDVREGLVCVISIKMPNPRFSSQTKDKLVNSEIEGVVSSIVYEGIMQYFEENPALARKVIEKSVNAARAREAARKARETVRKSALSGGGLPGKLADCSERDPSKSELYIVEGDSAGGSAKQGRDRRTQAILPLRGKLINVEKARLHRALQNKEIQSMITAIGAGIGDGEQEGSFNIDKVRYHKIVIMTDADVDGSHIRTLLLTFFCRHMTELVKRGYLYIAQPPLYLVSRKKRHEYVQDNESLNRILFDLGAGEVTLRSYDGSRSFSAEELRDVLDTLSSLFRYSDSIEGNGGNFKNYLAARVDGHLPEFMLRIRTGNDEQITYFPDEASLRSFAAGNRVLRIFDEILTDEEIAANTGPSRRVVLHELHESKAIQRIFSRLTERGFNTDVLFSEDNPLYELVEGEGEKQFITPIFGVPEILARILEIGRRGVQIKRFKGLGEMNAKELFETTMDPAKRQFMRVRLDEDNAVEADKMFDVLMGDIVEPRKRFIEDNALNVRNLDV, from the coding sequence ATGTCAGAGTCTGAAAACGAGTCGAGAAAAGCGGAAACCCAGGTCGGTGCGCAGCAGGAATACAATGCTGGCCAGATCGATAAACTCGAAGGTTTGGAAGCCGTTCGGAAACGACCTGGCATGTACATCGGCGACCCCGATGAACGTGGCCTCCATCACTGTGTCTTCGAGGTTTTGGACAATTCCATCGACGAGCATCTGGCGGGCTATTGTGACCGGATCAAGATAGCGATCCATGTGGACGGCTCGGTTTCCATTGCTGACAATGGTCGTGGTATTCCGGTGGACATGCACCCCAAGTTCGGAATTCCCGCTGTGGAGCTGGTGCTCACCAACCTTCACGCCGGTGGTAAATTCGGACAAGGTGCCTACAAGTATTCCGGCGGTCTCCACGGTGTCGGCGCGAAGTGCGTCAACGCGCTTTCCGACTGGTTCAAGGCGGAGATCATGCGGAACGGGAAAGTCCACATGATCGGCTTCGAGCGCGGGAAAACCACCCAGCCGCTCAGCGTGATCGGCGAGGTGGATCCGTCCAGGACCGGTACGATGATCAGCTTTTTCCCTGATGCGACCATCTTTGTGGACACCATCGAATTCAAGTTCGACCGTCTGGCCACCCGCCTGCGCGAGCTTGCTTTCCTCAACCCCGGTCTCACCATCGATCTTGAGGACGAGCGTCCGGAATCCGCGAAAAAGACTTCGTTCTTCTACGCAAAGGGCATTGAGGAATTCGTGGTCCAGCTCGGCGAAAATAAAACCGTCATCCACGAAGAGCCGGTCATTCTTCACGGAAGACGTGCCATCGAACTCGACTATGATGGCAAGAAGACCACCGACGACGTGTTCGCGGACGTGGTTTTCCAATACAACGATTCCTACAACGACCAGATCCTCTGCTTCGCGAATTCCATACCGAACGGCGATGGCGGCACCCACCTGACCGGCTTCCGCACCGCGCTCACCCGTGGCATCAACCAATACGCGAAGGCGAACAAGATCCTGAAAGACAAGGATCCCGCGCTTTCCGGCGATGATGTCCGGGAAGGCCTGGTCTGCGTCATCTCCATCAAGATGCCGAACCCGCGCTTCAGCTCGCAGACGAAGGACAAGCTCGTCAACTCGGAGATCGAGGGGGTGGTTTCCTCCATCGTTTACGAGGGCATCATGCAGTATTTCGAGGAAAATCCCGCGCTCGCCCGCAAGGTGATCGAGAAGTCGGTGAATGCCGCCCGCGCCCGCGAGGCCGCCCGGAAAGCCCGTGAAACCGTCCGTAAATCCGCCCTCTCCGGCGGTGGGCTTCCCGGAAAGCTGGCCGACTGTTCGGAGCGCGATCCGTCGAAGTCAGAGCTTTATATTGTCGAAGGTGACTCCGCCGGTGGTTCCGCCAAACAAGGGCGCGACCGGCGGACCCAGGCCATCCTTCCGTTGCGAGGCAAGCTCATCAACGTCGAAAAGGCCCGGCTCCACCGCGCTCTCCAGAACAAGGAAATCCAGTCGATGATCACCGCCATCGGTGCGGGAATCGGTGATGGCGAGCAGGAAGGCTCGTTCAATATCGACAAGGTCCGCTACCACAAGATCGTCATCATGACCGATGCCGACGTGGACGGTTCGCACATCCGCACGCTTCTTCTGACCTTCTTCTGTCGTCATATGACAGAGCTCGTGAAGCGTGGATACCTCTACATCGCCCAGCCGCCGCTCTACCTTGTCAGCCGGAAAAAGCGTCACGAATACGTCCAGGACAACGAATCGCTCAACCGCATCCTCTTCGACCTCGGTGCGGGCGAGGTCACCCTCCGCAGCTACGATGGTTCCCGTAGTTTCTCGGCCGAGGAGCTGCGCGACGTGCTGGACACCCTCTCGTCGCTCTTCCGTTACTCCGATTCCATCGAAGGCAACGGCGGCAATTTCAAAAACTACCTGGCCGCCCGGGTCGACGGCCACCTGCCGGAATTCATGCTCCGCATCCGGACAGGCAACGACGAGCAGATCACCTATTTCCCCGACGAGGCATCCCTCCGGTCCTTCGCCGCCGGGAACCGCGTGCTCCGCATCTTTGATGAGATCCTGACAGATGAGGAGATCGCGGCGAACACGGGTCCGTCGCGCCGCGTGGTGCTTCACGAACTGCACGAGTCCAAGGCGATCCAGCGGATATTCTCCCGGCTCACCGAGCGGGGATTCAATACGGATGTGCTGTTCTCCGAAGATAATCCGCTTTACGAACTTGTTGAGGGTGAGGGAGAAAAGCAGTTCATCACGCCGATCTTCGGTGTGCCGGAAATCCTCGCCCGCATCCTCGAAATCGGTCGCCGCGGCGTGCAGATCAAACGCTTCAAGGGACTGGGGGAAATGAACGCCAAGGAGCTTTTCGAAACGACCATGGATCCCGCCAAACGCCAGTTCATGCGTGTCCGCCTCGACGAGGACAACGCGGTGGAAGCGGACAAGATGTTCGATGTCCTCATGGGTGACATCGTCGAGCCGCGCAAGCGATTCATCGAAGACAACGCGCTGAACGTCCGGAACCTCGACGTCTGA